One genomic window of Xanthobacter dioxanivorans includes the following:
- a CDS encoding alpha/beta fold hydrolase, translated as MPFVTTKDGVEIFYKDWGPKDAQPVFFHHGWPLSSDDWDAQILFFVSKGFRVVAHDRRGHGRSTQVSDGHDMDHYAADAAAVTEHLDLRNAVHIGHSTGGGEALHYTVKHGKGRVAKLVLIGAVPPLMLKTAANPGGLPMEVFDGFRSALAANRAQFFLDVPAGPFYGFNRPGAQVSQGAIQNWWRQGMAGGAKAHYDGIKAFSETDFTEDLKACEVPTLVMHGDDDQIVPIADSALLSAKLLKHGTLKVYPGYPHGMCTTHPEVINADLLAFIKG; from the coding sequence ATGCCCTTCGTCACCACAAAAGACGGCGTTGAGATCTTCTACAAGGACTGGGGGCCGAAGGACGCCCAGCCGGTGTTCTTCCACCACGGCTGGCCGCTCTCGTCCGACGACTGGGACGCGCAGATTCTGTTCTTCGTCTCCAAGGGCTTCCGCGTCGTCGCCCATGACCGGCGCGGACACGGCCGCTCGACCCAGGTCAGCGACGGCCACGACATGGACCACTATGCGGCGGATGCGGCGGCCGTAACCGAGCACCTCGACCTGAGGAACGCCGTCCATATCGGCCATTCCACCGGCGGCGGCGAGGCCCTGCACTACACCGTGAAGCACGGCAAGGGCCGCGTCGCCAAGCTGGTGCTCATCGGCGCGGTGCCGCCGCTCATGCTGAAGACCGCGGCGAATCCCGGCGGCCTGCCGATGGAGGTGTTCGACGGCTTCCGCAGCGCCCTCGCGGCCAACCGCGCCCAGTTCTTCCTCGATGTTCCCGCCGGGCCCTTCTACGGCTTCAACCGGCCGGGCGCGCAGGTGTCCCAGGGCGCCATCCAGAACTGGTGGCGGCAGGGCATGGCGGGCGGCGCCAAGGCGCACTATGACGGTATCAAGGCTTTCTCGGAAACCGACTTCACCGAGGACCTGAAGGCCTGCGAGGTGCCCACCCTGGTCATGCACGGCGACGACGACCAGATCGTCCCCATCGCCGATTCCGCGCTCCTGTCGGCCAAGCTGCTGAAGCACGGCACGCTGAAGGTCTATCCGGGGTACCCGCACGGCATGTGCACCACCCATCCCGAGGTGATCAACGCCGACCTGCTCGCCTTCATCAAGGGATGA
- a CDS encoding putative bifunctional diguanylate cyclase/phosphodiesterase, which produces MRCPPIPHDEEERLASLLDYGFGDERPLPDLDPVARIAVRIFRMPIAAVNMIGSDHVFFAASVGTDDDMDKARDVSFCAHAITQDDVMVVLDALKDERFHDNPLVTGKHAVRFYAGVPLRSLAGRALGVLCIIDTRPHRHFAPEDRKRLRELARMASDRLELRRVEVAGIREEATRAHEAAAAASVPDQMELSRLAKIDPLTGLPNRKQFYCNVEAVLLAAEPSAVIMLDLDGFKDVNNILGPATGDEILHSVAARLKCAAGENCTVARVGGDEFAILACPVQEEEARQLASRALAQVAEPIPVGGQDVRISASCGIALSPRHAQEAVELIGNADLALYQAKIGGSGRSSMYAKEFRAEAAERRVYGMELHRAVTNGELLLFYQPQIRLSDNTVAGAEALIRWLHPTRGLLPPAAFLPALEAGPLATVVGAWVIDEASAQAARWIRRGATDFRMAVNLFGVQLRSGDLPKTVTETLARHGLPLHALEIEITENIVLTRDDAVLDALHRLRDMGVQVAFDDFGTGYASLSLLTQYPLTRIKIDRSFVQNMLQSPRDASIISAIVDMARALGLETTAEGIETEAQRDYLKAQHCTDGQGYLFGKPMPAATFENIFCHYPEPPRRAATG; this is translated from the coding sequence ATGAGATGCCCGCCGATACCGCACGACGAAGAGGAGCGGCTCGCGTCCCTCCTTGATTACGGCTTCGGTGACGAGCGCCCGCTTCCAGACCTTGACCCGGTGGCCCGCATCGCGGTGCGCATTTTCCGCATGCCCATCGCCGCAGTGAACATGATCGGCAGCGATCACGTCTTCTTCGCCGCCAGCGTTGGTACCGACGACGACATGGACAAGGCGCGCGACGTCTCCTTCTGCGCCCATGCCATCACGCAGGACGACGTGATGGTGGTACTCGATGCGCTGAAGGACGAGCGCTTCCACGACAACCCGCTGGTGACGGGAAAGCACGCCGTAAGGTTCTATGCCGGCGTCCCCCTGCGATCCCTCGCCGGCCGTGCGCTCGGCGTGCTCTGCATCATCGACACCAGGCCCCACCGGCACTTCGCGCCGGAAGATCGCAAGCGCTTGCGGGAGCTGGCGCGCATGGCCAGCGATCGCCTGGAACTGCGTCGCGTCGAGGTGGCGGGCATCCGCGAGGAAGCCACCCGAGCGCATGAGGCCGCGGCGGCCGCCTCCGTGCCGGACCAGATGGAACTGTCCCGCCTGGCCAAGATCGATCCCCTTACCGGACTGCCCAATCGCAAGCAGTTCTATTGCAACGTCGAAGCCGTCCTGCTCGCAGCGGAGCCGTCGGCGGTGATCATGCTCGACCTCGACGGCTTCAAGGACGTGAACAACATTCTCGGGCCGGCCACCGGCGACGAGATCCTGCACTCGGTGGCGGCCCGGCTAAAGTGCGCGGCCGGCGAGAACTGTACCGTCGCGCGCGTCGGCGGCGACGAGTTCGCCATCCTCGCCTGCCCCGTCCAGGAGGAGGAGGCGCGCCAGTTGGCCAGCCGCGCGCTCGCGCAGGTGGCCGAGCCGATCCCCGTCGGCGGCCAGGACGTCCGCATCTCCGCGAGCTGCGGCATCGCCCTGTCGCCACGCCATGCGCAAGAGGCGGTCGAGCTCATCGGCAATGCCGACCTCGCCCTGTATCAGGCCAAGATCGGCGGGAGCGGGCGCTCATCCATGTATGCCAAGGAATTCCGGGCGGAGGCTGCGGAGCGCCGAGTCTATGGCATGGAACTCCACAGGGCAGTGACCAACGGCGAGCTGCTGCTGTTCTACCAGCCGCAGATCCGGCTGTCCGACAATACTGTCGCTGGCGCCGAAGCCCTCATAAGGTGGCTGCATCCCACGCGCGGTCTTCTGCCTCCCGCCGCCTTCCTGCCCGCGCTGGAGGCCGGTCCGCTGGCAACCGTGGTCGGGGCCTGGGTCATCGACGAGGCGTCCGCGCAGGCGGCCCGCTGGATTCGCCGCGGTGCGACGGACTTCCGGATGGCCGTGAACCTCTTCGGTGTTCAGCTGCGCTCCGGCGACCTGCCCAAGACGGTGACGGAAACGCTGGCCCGGCACGGCCTGCCCCTGCACGCGCTCGAGATCGAGATCACCGAGAATATCGTGCTGACCCGCGACGATGCGGTGCTGGACGCCCTGCACCGCCTGCGCGACATGGGTGTGCAAGTGGCGTTCGATGATTTCGGCACGGGCTATGCGTCCCTGAGCCTGCTGACGCAGTATCCCCTGACCCGCATCAAGATCGACCGCAGCTTCGTGCAGAACATGCTGCAGTCCCCACGCGACGCCTCCATCATTTCAGCCATCGTGGACATGGCGCGGGCGCTTGGCCTGGAGACCACGGCGGAAGGCATCGAGACCGAGGCGCAGCGCGACTATCTGAAGGCACAGCACTGCACCGACGGGCAGGGCTACCTGTTCGGCAAGCCCATGCCCGCTGCGACATTCGAGAACATTTTCTGCCACTATCCCGAGCCGCCGCGGAGAGCAGCCACGGGCTGA
- a CDS encoding amidohydrolase, with amino-acid sequence MPNRRQFIAGAGLFAAAGFSPSTPQAQTMSETADLILYNGKVTTLDRANPQAEAVAVKDGLILFAGSTAEAMRLAGPGTKTVDVGGRRIIPGLIDSHMHIIRGGLNYNMELRWDGVRSLDHAMEMLKKQVAITPPPQWVRVVGGFTEHQFAEKRLPTLEEINAAAPDTPVFILHLYDRALLNAAALRAVGYTKDTQNPPGGEIVRDAAGNPTGLLIAQPNATILYATLARGPKLPPEYQKNSTRHFMREVNRLGVTSVIDAGGGFQNYPQDYSIIEELHRDGQLTVRIAYNLFTQKPKEELADFSGWVGQVKPGQGDDLYRNNGAGEMLVYSAADFEDFQVARPDMPPNMEADLEPVIRLLAENRWPWRLHATYDETISRALDVFEKVNADVPLNGLNWFFDHAETISDRNIDRIAALGGGIAVQHRMAFQGEYFTERYGARAAERSPPIRRMLEAGLPVGAGTDATRVASYNPWVSLSWLVTGRTLGGLSLYPPSNLLDRESALRLWTQANTWFSSEPGKKGQVKAGQLADLAVLSDDYFSVPDDRIQDITAVLTLLGGTPVHGDGDFKPLAPDLPPAMPDWSPVRTFGGYQQRAEAGGRKYAFASLCGCANACGVHGHAHAQAYQANVPAADERSFWGALGCACWAF; translated from the coding sequence ATGCCAAACCGTCGCCAGTTCATCGCCGGAGCCGGCCTCTTCGCGGCTGCCGGCTTTTCTCCCTCGACCCCACAGGCGCAGACCATGAGCGAGACCGCCGACCTCATCCTCTACAACGGCAAGGTCACCACCCTCGACCGCGCCAACCCGCAGGCCGAGGCGGTGGCGGTCAAGGACGGGCTGATCCTGTTCGCCGGATCGACCGCCGAGGCCATGCGGCTGGCGGGGCCCGGCACGAAGACCGTCGACGTCGGTGGCCGCCGGATCATTCCCGGCCTCATCGACAGCCACATGCACATCATCCGCGGCGGGCTCAACTACAACATGGAGCTGCGCTGGGACGGGGTACGCTCCCTCGACCACGCCATGGAGATGCTGAAGAAGCAGGTGGCCATCACCCCGCCGCCACAATGGGTGCGGGTGGTGGGCGGCTTCACCGAGCACCAGTTCGCCGAGAAGCGCCTGCCGACGCTGGAGGAGATCAACGCCGCCGCGCCCGACACGCCGGTGTTCATCCTCCATCTCTACGACCGCGCCTTGCTGAACGCCGCCGCCCTGCGCGCCGTGGGCTACACGAAGGACACGCAGAACCCGCCGGGCGGCGAGATCGTGCGCGACGCGGCCGGCAATCCCACCGGCCTGCTCATCGCCCAGCCCAACGCCACCATCCTGTATGCGACGCTGGCGCGGGGGCCGAAGCTGCCGCCCGAGTACCAGAAGAACTCCACCCGCCACTTCATGCGCGAGGTGAACCGGCTCGGCGTCACCTCCGTCATCGATGCCGGCGGCGGCTTCCAGAACTATCCGCAGGACTATTCCATCATCGAGGAGCTGCACCGGGACGGACAGCTCACCGTGCGCATCGCCTACAACCTGTTCACCCAGAAGCCGAAGGAGGAGCTGGCGGACTTCTCCGGCTGGGTCGGGCAGGTGAAGCCCGGACAGGGGGACGACCTCTACCGCAACAACGGCGCCGGCGAGATGCTGGTCTATTCCGCCGCCGACTTCGAGGACTTCCAGGTGGCGCGGCCCGACATGCCGCCGAACATGGAGGCCGACCTGGAGCCGGTCATCCGCCTGCTCGCCGAGAACCGCTGGCCATGGCGCCTGCACGCCACCTATGACGAGACCATCTCCCGCGCCCTCGACGTGTTCGAGAAGGTCAATGCCGACGTGCCGCTCAACGGCCTCAACTGGTTCTTCGACCACGCCGAGACCATCTCCGACCGCAACATCGACCGCATCGCGGCGCTCGGCGGCGGCATCGCCGTGCAGCACCGCATGGCGTTCCAGGGCGAGTACTTCACCGAGCGCTACGGCGCCCGCGCCGCCGAGCGCTCGCCGCCCATACGGCGCATGCTGGAAGCCGGGCTGCCGGTGGGTGCCGGGACCGACGCGACGCGCGTCGCGTCCTACAACCCCTGGGTCTCCCTCTCCTGGCTGGTGACGGGCAGGACGCTGGGCGGCCTGTCCCTCTATCCGCCGTCCAACCTCCTCGACCGCGAGAGCGCCCTGCGCCTGTGGACGCAGGCCAATACCTGGTTCTCCAGCGAGCCCGGCAAGAAGGGGCAGGTGAAGGCCGGCCAGCTCGCCGACCTCGCGGTGCTGTCGGACGACTATTTCTCGGTGCCCGACGATCGGATCCAGGACATCACCGCCGTGCTGACGCTGCTTGGCGGCACTCCGGTCCATGGCGACGGCGACTTCAAGCCGCTGGCTCCCGATCTGCCGCCGGCCATGCCCGACTGGTCGCCGGTGCGCACCTTCGGCGGCTATCAGCAGCGGGCGGAAGCGGGCGGACGCAAATATGCCTTCGCCAGCCTCTGTGGCTGCGCGAATGCCTGCGGCGTGCACGGGCACGCCCACGCGCAGGCCTATCAGGCGAACGTGCCGGCGGCGGACGAGCGCAGCTTCTGGGGTGCGCTCGGCTGCGCCTGCTGGGCGTTCTGA
- a CDS encoding DUF5330 domain-containing protein, producing the protein MFFLFRLAFWIGLVLLLLPLGLKGSDGQAVSVFDALGAAQSVVADMRGFCERQPQACAVGGQMATHLAEKAQVGAKWLYQALGSTERENPPAGVPGPSPAGQSGALELTPQDLLPAWGGGENGRTVTPGNAPQPAAPTGPPLPPRRPA; encoded by the coding sequence ATGTTCTTCCTGTTTCGCCTGGCCTTCTGGATCGGCCTCGTGCTGCTGCTCCTGCCCCTTGGCCTGAAGGGCTCGGATGGGCAGGCGGTGAGCGTGTTCGACGCGCTCGGCGCGGCGCAGTCGGTGGTGGCCGACATGCGCGGCTTCTGCGAACGCCAGCCGCAGGCCTGCGCGGTGGGTGGGCAGATGGCGACCCATCTCGCGGAAAAGGCGCAGGTGGGGGCGAAATGGCTCTACCAGGCGCTCGGGTCGACGGAGCGCGAGAACCCGCCGGCCGGCGTCCCCGGCCCGTCACCCGCCGGCCAGTCCGGCGCGCTCGAACTCACCCCACAGGATCTCCTGCCCGCCTGGGGCGGTGGCGAGAATGGACGCACCGTCACGCCCGGCAACGCGCCGCAGCCCGCCGCTCCCACCGGCCCGCCGCTCCCGCCGCGTCGCCCCGCCTGA
- a CDS encoding peptidoglycan-binding domain-containing protein, which translates to MRLEPVLQASTQDVAAELPPADEAEREGRRLRRLDFVAGAVALAASGGFLVNALLLQAPPPGAPLPEARPAGAIQALDRAKASRTTVPLPPANPMAGTVPSGGATNGSLGYLSVRTTTAEAPVPLVPATPGPGLTRTDHRADSVRRPLAALGTAPDVTGTLRPPGEVPASPRILSVQKALAKLGYGPLKVDGLPGGETRSAVLRFQRDRNLTADGEVSDRLVRELAAVSGMPVN; encoded by the coding sequence ATGAGGCTCGAACCGGTTTTGCAGGCTTCCACGCAGGATGTCGCCGCCGAACTGCCGCCGGCGGACGAGGCGGAACGCGAGGGGCGCCGGCTCCGGCGGCTTGATTTCGTCGCCGGGGCGGTGGCACTGGCCGCGTCCGGCGGCTTCCTGGTGAATGCCCTGCTGCTCCAGGCGCCGCCCCCCGGCGCGCCCTTGCCCGAGGCGCGTCCGGCCGGTGCCATCCAGGCTCTCGACCGGGCGAAGGCCAGCCGCACCACGGTGCCGCTTCCGCCGGCCAACCCCATGGCCGGCACCGTGCCATCGGGCGGCGCCACCAACGGCTCGCTGGGCTATCTTTCGGTGCGCACCACCACGGCCGAGGCACCGGTGCCCCTGGTGCCGGCGACGCCCGGTCCCGGTCTGACCCGGACCGACCACCGTGCCGATTCGGTGCGCCGCCCGCTGGCTGCCCTCGGCACGGCGCCGGACGTCACCGGTACCCTGAGGCCGCCCGGCGAGGTCCCGGCCTCGCCGCGCATCCTCTCGGTGCAGAAGGCCCTCGCCAAGCTGGGCTACGGCCCGCTCAAGGTGGATGGACTGCCGGGAGGGGAAACCCGCAGCGCGGTGCTGCGCTTCCAGCGCGACCGCAACCTGACCGCCGACGGGGAGGTCTCCGACCGCCTCGTGCGGGAGTTGGCTGCCGTCTCCGGGATGCCGGTCAACTGA
- a CDS encoding DUF1491 family protein, translating into MRLKSDIFVSALIRRAQVEGAYAVMVRRGAEEAGAIFVKVSRLDGTAALYGPAPQSAFDDSFPADRKFAMIVEPGRPEADADARLVRELKFDPDIYVVDIEDRAGRHFLDLVTP; encoded by the coding sequence ATGCGGCTGAAGAGCGATATCTTCGTCTCCGCCCTCATCCGCCGCGCCCAGGTGGAGGGCGCCTATGCCGTCATGGTCCGGCGTGGAGCGGAGGAGGCGGGCGCCATCTTCGTCAAGGTCTCACGCCTCGACGGCACCGCCGCCCTCTACGGCCCGGCCCCGCAGAGCGCCTTCGACGACTCGTTCCCGGCCGACCGCAAGTTCGCGATGATCGTGGAGCCGGGCCGTCCGGAGGCGGATGCCGACGCGCGCCTCGTGCGGGAGCTGAAATTCGATCCCGACATCTATGTGGTCGACATCGAGGATCGCGCCGGGCGCCATTTCCTGGATCTCGTCACGCCCTGA
- a CDS encoding DoxX family protein — MDLLATRQGLRGVARRLLSPAPVRFLALLALCGAYLQGGINKAMDFPSAMAEMGHFGLAPAAPFAVAVIALELGASAMILAGFGRWLGALGLAGFTLMASLLANRFWEMAMPERFFAANAFFEHLGLAGAFVLVAWYDLAHRA, encoded by the coding sequence ATGGACCTTCTTGCAACGCGTCAGGGGCTGCGCGGCGTCGCGCGGCGCCTCCTGTCCCCCGCTCCGGTGCGGTTCCTCGCGCTCCTCGCCTTATGCGGGGCCTACCTGCAGGGCGGCATCAACAAGGCGATGGATTTTCCCTCCGCCATGGCGGAGATGGGGCATTTCGGCCTCGCCCCCGCCGCCCCCTTCGCCGTCGCGGTGATCGCGCTGGAGCTCGGGGCCTCGGCGATGATCCTCGCCGGGTTCGGCCGCTGGCTCGGCGCGCTGGGGCTCGCCGGCTTCACCCTTATGGCGAGCCTCCTCGCCAACCGCTTCTGGGAGATGGCCATGCCGGAGCGGTTCTTCGCCGCCAATGCCTTCTTCGAGCATCTCGGCCTCGCCGGCGCCTTCGTGCTCGTCGCGTGGTACGATCTGGCCCACCGCGCGTGA
- a CDS encoding XapX domain-containing protein: MKLYLASLGAGILVGIVYSLVNVRSPAPPVVALIGLFGILVGEQIVPVARHLLKGDSLATAIGLADCSDHVLGQLPGRQAAEPTPAEKPPQS, encoded by the coding sequence ATGAAGCTCTATCTCGCCTCGCTGGGCGCCGGCATCCTGGTCGGCATCGTCTACAGCCTCGTCAATGTCCGCTCACCGGCACCGCCGGTGGTGGCGCTCATCGGGCTGTTCGGCATCCTCGTGGGCGAGCAGATCGTGCCGGTGGCGCGCCACCTGCTGAAGGGCGACAGCCTGGCCACCGCCATCGGGCTCGCCGATTGCAGCGACCATGTGCTCGGCCAGCTCCCCGGAAGGCAGGCCGCCGAACCCACCCCTGCGGAGAAACCGCCCCAATCCTAG
- a CDS encoding sensor histidine kinase — translation MRHLGSGEQGEPLRRAPASDAGGDTLPRLAVLGRVTAAVLAALGMLALACGAIALVSQVSGLMRGAELNALILLASGLVCGALAAVAAGIARAAGRASETAVPAGSLLVTSHGPRGDVLAVDARDGPFADTPAEALLGQMLFDRVLVADRPAFLSAVQVAARGRPVLLNLRLRCDTGADVAPSFMTLEARCQPLRSGGVRVVWSAPWQAANVERLKADAAARARAEAEEANAAKSHFLAAMSHELRTPLNAILGFSELLASPSGAPLDDARKQDYARIIHESGQHLLGLVNDILDLSRVEAGAYVLERETIDVAALVESCVEMVALDAGRTGVAVRTRAPARLPAIDADRRALRQIVLNLLSNAVKFTPAGGRVQVAVRAQGNELTIRVRDTGPGMRAEDVARLGEPFFQAGDCTQRARGSGLGIAVVKGLVKLHGGDLQVHSAPGRGTSVIVGLPLAEADGAIQPGWTNDVVAPFPARLDEARVKRLA, via the coding sequence GTGCGTCACCTCGGCAGCGGCGAGCAGGGCGAACCATTGCGCAGGGCACCGGCGTCCGACGCCGGCGGCGACACGCTTCCGCGCCTCGCGGTGCTGGGCCGGGTCACCGCCGCGGTGCTGGCGGCGCTGGGCATGCTCGCGCTGGCCTGCGGCGCCATCGCGCTGGTGTCCCAGGTTTCTGGCCTCATGCGCGGGGCCGAACTCAACGCCCTCATCCTCCTGGCCTCCGGCCTCGTCTGCGGCGCCCTCGCCGCGGTGGCGGCGGGCATCGCGCGGGCGGCGGGCCGCGCGAGCGAGACCGCCGTGCCGGCCGGTTCGCTCCTGGTCACCAGCCATGGCCCGCGCGGCGACGTGCTCGCCGTGGACGCCAGGGACGGCCCCTTCGCCGATACCCCGGCCGAGGCGCTGCTCGGCCAGATGCTGTTCGACCGCGTCCTGGTGGCGGATCGTCCCGCCTTCCTCTCCGCGGTGCAGGTCGCGGCGCGTGGCCGGCCGGTCCTGCTCAACCTGCGCCTGCGCTGCGATACGGGCGCCGATGTCGCTCCCTCCTTCATGACGCTGGAGGCGCGCTGCCAGCCGCTGCGCTCGGGCGGGGTGCGAGTGGTTTGGTCCGCGCCGTGGCAGGCGGCCAATGTCGAGCGCCTCAAGGCGGACGCGGCGGCCCGCGCGCGCGCCGAGGCAGAGGAGGCGAACGCCGCCAAGAGCCACTTCCTCGCCGCCATGAGCCACGAGCTGCGCACGCCGCTCAATGCCATTCTCGGCTTCTCCGAACTGCTCGCGAGCCCGTCCGGCGCGCCGCTCGATGACGCCCGCAAGCAGGATTATGCGCGCATCATCCATGAGAGCGGCCAGCACCTGCTGGGCCTCGTCAACGACATCCTGGACCTCTCGCGGGTGGAGGCGGGGGCCTATGTGCTGGAACGCGAGACCATCGATGTCGCGGCCCTCGTGGAGAGCTGCGTCGAGATGGTCGCCCTCGATGCCGGCCGAACCGGCGTCGCCGTGCGCACCCGCGCGCCGGCCCGCCTGCCCGCCATCGATGCGGACCGCAGGGCGCTGCGGCAGATCGTGCTCAACCTGCTCTCCAACGCCGTGAAGTTCACCCCCGCCGGCGGGCGGGTGCAGGTGGCGGTGCGCGCGCAGGGCAACGAGCTCACCATCCGTGTCCGCGACACGGGTCCCGGCATGCGCGCCGAGGACGTGGCACGCCTCGGCGAACCTTTCTTCCAGGCCGGGGACTGTACCCAGCGGGCGCGGGGCAGCGGCCTCGGCATCGCGGTGGTGAAGGGGCTCGTTAAGCTGCATGGGGGAGACTTGCAGGTACACAGCGCGCCCGGGCGCGGTACCAGCGTCATCGTCGGCCTGCCTCTGGCGGAGGCGGACGGCGCCATCCAGCCCGGATGGACGAACGACGTGGTCGCGCCGTTCCCGGCCCGGCTGGACGAGGCCCGCGTGAAGAGGTTGGCATGA
- a CDS encoding MFS transporter, translating to MSDTAPSPSPRPASGGSFAPLRRPVFAVLWGATVLGNTGTFMRDVASAWLVTDLSASPAAVAAVQAAGMLPIFLLAIPAGVLSDILDRRRFLMVVQLLLAMVSLSLLLLAASGLMSVSALIGLTFLGGIGAALVAPTWQSIVPELVPRGELKSAVALNSLGINIARSIGPATGGLLLAAFGAAVTYGVDVASYVVVIAALAWWKRAPAAEDALDERFAGAFRAGLRYARSSRELHVVLLRAVVFFAFASSIWALLPLVTRDLLRGDAAFYGLLLGSVGMGAILGALALPKLRDRLDSDGLMLAAAIVSGVAAGALALAPPRWAAVPILIAMGGAWIIALTTLNATAQSILPNWVRGRALAVYLTVFNGAMAGGSLAWGLIAQQIGLATTLTISGAGLVLTGFLAHRVRLPKGEADLAPSNHWPEPMMATPVEGDRGPVLIQVEYHVSPDDRIAFLAALRRLSLARRRDGAYAWGVTEDAAAPTLVVEWFLVESWAEHLRQHRRTSHADADVQKELLAFQITGTAPLVRHLITLNGGHEG from the coding sequence TTGAGCGATACGGCACCCTCTCCCTCCCCGCGCCCCGCCTCCGGCGGCAGCTTCGCGCCCCTGCGACGGCCGGTGTTCGCCGTGCTGTGGGGCGCCACGGTGCTGGGCAACACGGGCACCTTCATGCGCGACGTGGCGAGCGCCTGGCTCGTCACCGACCTCTCCGCCTCGCCGGCCGCCGTGGCCGCCGTTCAGGCCGCCGGCATGTTGCCGATCTTCCTCCTTGCCATCCCCGCCGGCGTGCTCTCCGACATCCTCGACCGCCGGCGCTTCCTCATGGTGGTCCAGCTCCTGCTGGCGATGGTGAGCCTCTCGCTCCTGCTGCTGGCGGCGTCCGGTCTGATGAGCGTGTCGGCCCTCATCGGCCTCACCTTCCTCGGCGGCATCGGCGCCGCGCTGGTGGCGCCCACCTGGCAATCCATCGTGCCGGAGCTGGTGCCCCGCGGCGAGCTGAAGAGCGCGGTGGCCCTCAACTCGCTGGGCATCAACATCGCCCGCTCCATCGGTCCGGCGACCGGCGGACTGCTGCTCGCGGCGTTCGGTGCGGCGGTGACCTATGGCGTGGACGTGGCCAGCTATGTCGTCGTCATCGCCGCCTTGGCGTGGTGGAAGCGGGCGCCCGCCGCCGAGGACGCGCTGGACGAGCGCTTCGCCGGCGCCTTCCGCGCCGGCCTGCGCTATGCCCGCTCCAGCCGCGAGCTGCACGTGGTGCTGCTGCGGGCGGTGGTGTTCTTTGCCTTCGCCAGCTCCATCTGGGCACTGCTGCCTTTGGTGACGCGCGACCTGCTGCGCGGCGACGCCGCCTTCTACGGCCTTCTGCTCGGCTCGGTCGGGATGGGCGCCATTCTCGGCGCGCTGGCTCTGCCGAAGCTGCGCGACCGGCTGGATTCCGATGGCCTGATGCTGGCCGCCGCCATCGTCAGCGGGGTTGCCGCTGGCGCGCTCGCCCTCGCCCCGCCCCGCTGGGCGGCGGTGCCGATCCTCATCGCCATGGGCGGCGCCTGGATCATCGCGCTGACGACGCTGAACGCCACCGCCCAGTCGATCCTGCCCAACTGGGTGCGCGGCCGGGCGCTGGCGGTCTACCTCACCGTCTTCAATGGCGCCATGGCCGGCGGCAGCCTCGCCTGGGGCCTCATCGCCCAGCAGATCGGGCTCGCCACCACTCTCACCATTTCCGGCGCCGGCCTTGTCCTCACCGGCTTCCTCGCCCATCGCGTGCGCCTGCCCAAGGGGGAGGCGGATCTGGCGCCCTCGAACCACTGGCCGGAGCCGATGATGGCGACGCCGGTGGAAGGCGATCGCGGCCCGGTGCTGATCCAGGTGGAATACCATGTCAGCCCGGACGATCGCATCGCGTTCCTCGCCGCGCTGCGCCGGCTGTCCCTCGCGCGACGGCGCGACGGCGCCTATGCCTGGGGGGTCACGGAGGATGCGGCCGCCCCCACGCTTGTCGTCGAGTGGTTCCTTGTCGAATCCTGGGCCGAGCACCTGCGCCAGCACCGTCGCACCTCCCACGCCGACGCCGACGTGCAGAAGGAACTGCTGGCGTTCCAGATCACCGGCACGGCACCTCTCGTCCGCCACCTGATCACCCTGAATGGCGGCCACGAGGGATGA